A single Xylanimonas cellulosilytica DSM 15894 DNA region contains:
- a CDS encoding superoxide dismutase: MAVYTLPDLNYDYAALEPHISGRIMELHHSKHHAAYVAGANTALEKLADARDKGDLAAVNLHEKNLAFNLGGHVNHSAFWTNLSPEGGGEPTGEIGAAIDQDFGSFEKFKAHFAAVAAGVQGSGWAILAWDSIGQKLIIVQLYDQQGNIALGLVPIVLLDCWEHAYYLDYQNVRADYVSAWWNVVNWADADARLARAKTQTAGLIVPSL; the protein is encoded by the coding sequence ATGGCTGTCTACACGCTCCCTGACCTGAACTACGACTACGCGGCCCTCGAGCCCCACATCTCGGGGCGCATCATGGAGCTGCACCACTCCAAGCACCACGCCGCCTACGTGGCAGGGGCCAACACGGCGCTGGAGAAGCTCGCCGACGCCCGCGACAAGGGCGACCTCGCCGCCGTGAACCTGCACGAGAAGAACCTCGCGTTCAACCTGGGCGGGCACGTCAACCACTCGGCGTTCTGGACGAACCTCTCCCCCGAGGGCGGCGGTGAGCCGACCGGCGAGATCGGTGCCGCGATCGACCAGGACTTCGGCTCGTTCGAGAAGTTCAAGGCGCACTTCGCCGCGGTCGCCGCAGGCGTCCAGGGCTCCGGCTGGGCCATCCTCGCGTGGGACTCCATCGGTCAGAAGCTCATCATCGTGCAGCTCTACGACCAGCAGGGCAACATCGCGCTCGGCCTGGTGCCGATCGTTCTCCTCGACTGCTGGGAGCACGCGTACTACCTCGACTACCAGAACGTGCGCGCGGACTACGTCTCCGCCTGGTGGAACGTGGTGAACTGGGCCGACGCGGACGCCCGCCTCGCCCGCGCCAAGACGCAGACCGCCGGGCTCATCGTCCCGTCGCTCTGA